A single genomic interval of Microbacterium oleivorans harbors:
- the manA gene encoding mannose-6-phosphate isomerase, class I, protein MLIPISNVARNYAWGSATLIAELQGREPSPEPEAEIWFGDHPGSPSRVDDGTGRPLDHALAEAGVARLPYLLKILAAATSLSIQAHPSRTEAAAGFAREEADGIPRDADDRLYRDDNHKPEIIVALSDRFRALVGLRPLEQTQRLVASLGSGPGLSALADALHRSDGEEESATLHRVLGWALSGDASDVVDGLAAALSTDRGDAASDFAAERVVLARIAGEFRGDPGLIVATLMNLVELRRGEALFAPAGVLHAYQDGLGVELMAASDNVLRGGLTPKHVDVAELLRIVDTTSGPAPIIEPTTVAPGVSSYDAGVPDFRLARVEASFESVTEIALSGPAIVLATSGDVVVEADGDRVELVPGTAVVVIADSVAVGGAGEAFVAQPGLG, encoded by the coding sequence GTGCTGATTCCGATCTCGAACGTCGCCCGGAACTACGCCTGGGGTTCCGCCACGCTCATCGCCGAACTGCAGGGGCGCGAGCCGTCGCCCGAGCCCGAGGCCGAGATCTGGTTCGGCGATCACCCCGGGAGCCCGTCGCGCGTCGACGACGGCACCGGGCGTCCGCTCGATCACGCGCTCGCGGAGGCAGGCGTCGCGCGCCTGCCCTACCTCCTCAAGATCCTGGCTGCCGCGACGTCGCTGTCGATCCAGGCCCATCCCTCCCGCACGGAGGCCGCGGCCGGATTCGCCCGGGAAGAGGCCGACGGCATCCCGCGGGACGCCGACGACCGCCTCTACCGCGACGACAACCACAAGCCCGAGATCATCGTCGCCCTCTCCGACCGGTTCCGCGCGCTCGTGGGCCTGCGTCCGCTGGAGCAGACGCAGCGCCTCGTCGCTTCGCTCGGCTCGGGCCCCGGCTTGAGCGCCCTCGCCGACGCGCTGCACCGCTCGGACGGCGAGGAGGAGTCTGCGACGCTGCACCGTGTACTCGGCTGGGCCCTCTCGGGGGACGCATCCGACGTCGTGGACGGTCTGGCCGCGGCTCTGTCCACCGACCGTGGCGATGCGGCATCCGACTTCGCCGCTGAGCGGGTCGTCCTCGCGCGGATCGCGGGGGAGTTCCGCGGCGATCCTGGTCTGATCGTGGCGACGCTCATGAATCTCGTCGAGTTGCGGCGCGGCGAGGCGCTCTTCGCCCCCGCCGGCGTACTGCACGCCTACCAGGACGGGCTGGGCGTCGAGCTGATGGCTGCCAGCGACAACGTGCTGCGCGGGGGGCTGACACCCAAGCACGTCGACGTGGCCGAGCTGCTCCGCATCGTCGACACGACCAGCGGCCCGGCCCCCATCATTGAGCCCACCACCGTGGCCCCGGGCGTCTCCTCCTACGACGCCGGCGTGCCCGACTTCCGCCTCGCACGCGTCGAAGCCTCCTTCGAGTCCGTCACCGAGATCGCGTTGAGCGGCCCGGCGATCGTGCTGGCCACCTCCGGGGATGTGGTCGTGGAAGCCGACGGCGACCGGGTCGAGCTCGTCCCGGGCACGGCGGTCGTCGTCATCGCGGACTCGGTGGCCGTCGGGGGCGCGGGCGAGGCTTTCGTGGCTCAGCCGGGCCTGGGCTGA
- a CDS encoding WhiB family transcriptional regulator, translated as MTAYRSGVPDNWFVDPVNLGVPGVRRADPDGDDNALSWQTDALCAQTDPEAFFPEKGGSTRDAKRICTSCDVRGECLEYALQNDERFGIWGGLSERERRKLKRRAV; from the coding sequence ATGACGGCATACCGTTCGGGCGTTCCCGACAACTGGTTCGTCGATCCGGTCAACCTGGGGGTCCCCGGGGTCCGCCGTGCCGATCCCGACGGCGACGACAACGCTCTCTCCTGGCAGACCGATGCCCTCTGCGCGCAGACCGATCCCGAGGCGTTCTTCCCCGAGAAGGGCGGGTCGACCCGCGACGCGAAGCGCATCTGCACCTCGTGCGATGTCCGGGGCGAGTGCCTGGAGTATGCGCTGCAGAACGACGAGCGGTTCGGCATCTGGGGCGGGCTGAGTGAGCGCGAACGTCGCAAGCTCAAGCGTCGAGCGGTCTGA
- a CDS encoding glycosyltransferase, whose protein sequence is MPARVHALLVVRPDGRAPAAFHLTRTLAALREQTRAVDVLTIVLCGGDERLRALADGSGAEAVIAAPARTGYAAALRLASRRLDGDAVWLLAQDVAPEPDALARLGAALETAPSVAVAVPKLVEWDDRTRIVSLGRSMTRLGSAIGLADGEHDQGQHDGVDDVLGGDVRGLLVHTAAWRELDGIDAALADADEGLDLGVRVRLAGGRVVLAPSARIAVAHDGVAGPPAPRTTSSRARITHTARVAQLHRRLVYAPPPLVPLHWLSLLPLALWRTILDLVGKRPARIGPEWSAALVVLVRVAAVVRARGRIARHRRASWTQLAPLRVSTRIMRQRLIEDEPGGAGPRRAELGFFSGGGAWAVLAALVVSIASMPAALSWPTIGGGALAPLAPTVSRLWAEATGVQRPLGWDAVGPADPFSVVVAALGSLSPADPSRALVVLWLLALPLAVLGGWFAATRVTERPVLRIVGGVVWALAPAFLSALTDGRPAAVIVHLVLPWLAFTAAAAHRSWGNAGTASILLAVVLACSPVLAAPAVVIWVLAVVMAMSLRGRRAGFRWLWILVPSLALSAPLVIARLLARDPWSLLADPGVPFAGPRLPADALGRVLLALGFPSDAGWAAFTGAAGPVWWLMLFTAPLVALTLVAAASPRRFVGIVLLAIAGLGTVTAFAAANVSVAIDETTPIALWPGTALSLAWLGAAGGALLVLDSVVAVRALRTVAAALVVLGLVAGSVPALLSQPRGTALVGRGETSTLPAFVAAEGAGTPGLGTIVLTPTGDGVAVDVVWGASATLGGQSTLETARTGLDSSDETVAQVAADLVADTANDVVAELRDRGVAFVLIAPESAGESAEARAIRLAAMTVLNSRDGLDAVGSTEKGELWRLAGEVPPRADADPADRAAATAAWSGIAVVFAIAVLLALPTRGSRSASRAVPRTVGTRALRRRER, encoded by the coding sequence ATGCCCGCCCGAGTACACGCGCTTCTGGTCGTGCGTCCCGATGGACGCGCGCCCGCGGCCTTCCATCTCACGCGCACGCTCGCCGCGCTGCGCGAGCAGACGCGCGCCGTGGACGTGCTCACCATCGTGCTCTGCGGTGGGGACGAGCGCCTGCGCGCGCTGGCGGACGGATCCGGGGCCGAGGCGGTCATCGCGGCACCGGCCCGGACCGGGTATGCCGCTGCGCTCCGTCTCGCATCCCGCCGCCTCGACGGCGACGCCGTATGGCTGCTGGCGCAGGACGTGGCCCCCGAGCCCGATGCGCTCGCCCGGCTCGGCGCCGCGCTCGAGACGGCGCCCTCGGTGGCCGTCGCGGTGCCCAAGCTCGTCGAATGGGACGACCGCACTCGGATCGTCTCGCTCGGTCGGTCGATGACCCGGCTCGGTTCGGCCATCGGCCTCGCGGACGGAGAGCACGACCAGGGCCAGCACGACGGTGTCGACGACGTGCTCGGCGGCGACGTGCGCGGGCTCCTCGTCCACACCGCTGCCTGGCGCGAGCTCGACGGCATCGACGCGGCGCTCGCGGATGCCGACGAGGGGCTCGATCTCGGCGTGCGCGTGCGCCTGGCAGGAGGCCGGGTGGTCCTCGCGCCCTCGGCCCGGATCGCGGTCGCGCACGACGGTGTCGCCGGCCCGCCGGCGCCCCGCACGACGAGCTCGAGAGCGCGCATCACCCATACGGCACGCGTGGCCCAGCTGCACCGTCGGCTCGTCTACGCACCGCCGCCGCTGGTGCCCCTGCACTGGCTCAGCCTGCTGCCGCTGGCGCTGTGGCGCACCATCCTCGACCTCGTCGGCAAGCGACCGGCGCGGATCGGCCCCGAGTGGTCGGCAGCCCTGGTCGTCCTCGTGCGCGTCGCGGCGGTCGTACGTGCTCGCGGTCGCATCGCGCGACACCGGCGAGCGTCGTGGACGCAGCTCGCTCCGCTGCGGGTGAGCACCCGCATCATGCGCCAACGTCTGATCGAGGACGAGCCGGGCGGCGCCGGTCCGCGCCGCGCCGAGCTCGGCTTCTTCTCGGGCGGCGGTGCCTGGGCGGTGCTCGCGGCCCTCGTCGTCTCGATCGCGTCGATGCCCGCGGCGCTCAGCTGGCCCACCATCGGCGGGGGAGCGCTCGCGCCCCTGGCTCCGACGGTTTCGCGGCTGTGGGCCGAGGCGACCGGTGTCCAGCGTCCACTCGGTTGGGACGCCGTGGGCCCGGCCGATCCGTTCAGCGTCGTGGTCGCCGCGCTCGGGTCGCTCTCGCCCGCCGACCCGTCGCGTGCCCTCGTCGTGCTCTGGCTGCTGGCGCTGCCCCTCGCCGTGCTCGGCGGATGGTTCGCCGCCACCCGCGTGACCGAGCGTCCCGTGCTGCGCATCGTCGGAGGCGTCGTCTGGGCGCTCGCCCCCGCATTCCTCAGCGCGCTCACAGACGGGCGCCCCGCCGCCGTCATCGTGCATCTCGTGCTGCCGTGGCTCGCGTTCACGGCTGCAGCGGCGCACCGCTCGTGGGGCAACGCGGGAACGGCATCCATCCTGCTCGCCGTGGTGCTGGCCTGCTCACCGGTGCTCGCGGCACCCGCCGTCGTGATCTGGGTCCTCGCCGTCGTCATGGCGATGTCGCTGCGCGGCCGCCGCGCGGGATTCCGGTGGCTCTGGATCCTCGTGCCCTCGCTCGCGCTGTCCGCACCGCTCGTGATCGCGCGCCTGCTCGCGCGCGACCCGTGGTCGCTGCTTGCCGATCCCGGTGTCCCGTTCGCGGGTCCGCGGCTTCCGGCCGACGCGCTGGGCCGCGTGCTCCTCGCCCTGGGCTTTCCGTCGGATGCCGGCTGGGCGGCGTTCACCGGAGCGGCGGGACCCGTGTGGTGGCTCATGCTGTTCACCGCACCTCTCGTCGCGCTCACCCTCGTCGCGGCAGCCTCGCCACGTCGTTTCGTGGGGATCGTTCTCCTCGCGATCGCCGGGCTCGGAACTGTCACGGCGTTCGCAGCGGCGAATGTCTCCGTCGCGATCGACGAGACGACACCGATCGCCCTCTGGCCCGGAACCGCGCTCAGCCTCGCCTGGCTCGGTGCGGCCGGCGGTGCGCTGCTCGTCCTCGACAGCGTCGTGGCCGTGCGGGCACTGCGCACCGTCGCTGCCGCCCTCGTCGTGCTCGGGTTGGTGGCCGGGTCCGTCCCCGCACTGCTTTCGCAGCCGCGCGGCACCGCGCTGGTGGGTCGCGGTGAGACCAGCACACTTCCGGCGTTCGTCGCGGCGGAGGGCGCCGGCACCCCTGGGCTCGGGACCATCGTGCTCACACCCACCGGCGACGGCGTCGCCGTCGACGTGGTCTGGGGCGCCAGCGCGACCCTCGGCGGACAGTCGACCCTCGAGACCGCACGCACGGGTCTCGACTCCTCGGACGAGACAGTCGCGCAGGTGGCGGCCGACCTCGTCGCCGACACGGCCAACGACGTCGTCGCCGAGCTCCGCGACCGGGGTGTCGCCTTCGTCCTCATCGCCCCGGAAAGCGCCGGAGAGTCCGCGGAAGCACGCGCGATCCGGCTCGCGGCGATGACGGTGTTGAACAGCCGCGACGGGCTCGACGCCGTCGGTTCGACCGAGAAGGGCGAGCTCTGGCGCCTGGCGGGCGAGGTGCCGCCCCGCGCCGATGCGGACCCCGCGGACCGCGCAGCGGCGACGGCGGCATGGTCGGGCATCGCGGTGGTGTTCGCGATCGCCGTGCTGCTGGCGCTGCCCACGCGCGGAAGCCGGTCCGCGTCGCGCGCCGTTCCGCGGACCGTCGGCACCCGTGCGCTGCGGAGGAGAGAGCGATGA
- a CDS encoding DUF5719 family protein: MSVRPALTRAVIGVVTAVIVGGGVAAAAVAPWPTLAREPLGLQVVPEAARSVAACDGPLLALGRDETAAGAITEAAGAAVTAQADGSEPTESAITTPDRADAGSAPAVFTAEPIGGRPTDLAAASVSLLDEPDLRGLAVSNCSRPVMESWIVGGSAATGASDLVLLANPGAVPATVNLRIYGAEGAADPVAGSEIVVAARSQRIVPLAALQRGEESPVVRMTATGAPIRASLQSALTRTLIAGGVDQVSAAAPPATTQIIPAVDVTVAPDSGASAGGMSVRLLAPAVDTTASVVVRSADDGTVVSQQEGIALAADRPLELEVTGMPVGAYTVTATAPEPVVAAAWTSTDLAGPADFAWAVAAPAVDAPTTVAIAAGPNPTLALSAAADATVVVTPLAGGASQSIDLTAGQSRTVEVSAGAVYRIDPGAGVVHASVGFSAAGQLGTYPVTGSAAAAAELTVYP; the protein is encoded by the coding sequence ATGAGCGTTCGTCCCGCCCTGACCCGCGCCGTGATCGGCGTCGTCACCGCCGTGATCGTCGGCGGTGGTGTGGCTGCGGCGGCTGTCGCGCCGTGGCCGACCCTCGCGCGCGAGCCGCTCGGACTGCAGGTGGTGCCCGAAGCGGCCCGCTCGGTCGCAGCGTGCGACGGTCCGTTGCTCGCGCTCGGACGCGACGAGACCGCTGCCGGCGCGATCACGGAGGCGGCCGGTGCCGCAGTCACCGCTCAGGCGGACGGATCGGAGCCCACCGAGTCCGCGATCACCACCCCCGATCGCGCCGATGCGGGCTCGGCTCCAGCCGTGTTCACCGCCGAGCCCATCGGCGGCCGGCCGACAGACCTCGCGGCGGCCTCGGTGTCGCTGCTCGACGAGCCGGACCTGCGCGGACTCGCGGTCTCGAACTGCAGCCGCCCCGTCATGGAGTCCTGGATCGTGGGCGGCTCGGCGGCCACAGGGGCGAGCGACCTCGTCCTGCTGGCGAACCCGGGGGCCGTTCCCGCCACCGTGAACCTTCGGATCTACGGTGCCGAGGGTGCCGCCGACCCGGTCGCGGGCAGCGAGATCGTCGTCGCCGCCCGATCGCAGCGCATCGTGCCGCTCGCCGCGCTGCAACGCGGCGAGGAGAGCCCGGTGGTGCGCATGACGGCGACCGGCGCGCCGATACGCGCGTCGTTGCAGTCGGCCCTCACCCGCACGCTCATCGCGGGCGGCGTCGACCAGGTGTCGGCAGCCGCCCCGCCCGCCACGACCCAGATCATCCCCGCCGTCGACGTCACGGTCGCCCCCGACTCCGGTGCCTCTGCGGGTGGCATGTCGGTCCGGCTGCTCGCCCCCGCCGTCGACACCACGGCGAGTGTCGTGGTGCGCTCCGCCGACGACGGCACCGTGGTCTCGCAGCAGGAGGGGATCGCCCTGGCGGCGGACCGTCCGCTGGAGCTCGAGGTGACGGGGATGCCGGTGGGTGCGTACACCGTCACCGCGACCGCACCCGAGCCCGTCGTCGCTGCGGCCTGGACCTCGACCGACCTCGCCGGCCCCGCCGACTTCGCCTGGGCCGTCGCAGCGCCCGCGGTCGATGCGCCGACGACCGTCGCGATCGCCGCCGGGCCGAACCCGACCCTCGCCCTCAGTGCGGCCGCCGACGCGACTGTCGTCGTGACGCCGCTGGCAGGTGGGGCGTCGCAGAGCATCGACCTCACGGCCGGACAATCGCGCACGGTCGAGGTGTCCGCCGGAGCGGTCTACCGGATCGACCCGGGCGCCGGCGTGGTCCACGCGTCGGTGGGGTTCTCCGCAGCCGGGCAACTCGGCACCTACCCGGTGACGGGCTCGGCGGCGGCGGCGGCGGAGCTCACCGTCTACCCCTGA
- a CDS encoding metallopeptidase family protein, giving the protein MIRRRSRPVPPRRGRPSRHGRHGRDGRSPVVRPPLPPLETRSERFDLSVGTAAEFLRSAWPELREVRFEVAGMPAASDEDGIPRWRVLAEEKRIILFRLPIERLGHLHRDDDLHRRMMVESCVFRAAAEYLGRDPWDLGPDRFRFL; this is encoded by the coding sequence ATGATCCGCCGACGGTCGCGCCCGGTCCCCCCGCGTCGAGGTCGCCCCTCGCGGCACGGCCGTCACGGGCGGGACGGCCGCAGCCCCGTCGTGCGACCTCCGCTGCCCCCGCTCGAGACACGGTCGGAACGTTTCGACCTGTCGGTCGGGACGGCGGCGGAGTTCCTGCGCAGCGCCTGGCCGGAACTGCGCGAGGTGCGGTTCGAGGTGGCCGGGATGCCGGCAGCGAGCGACGAGGACGGCATCCCCAGGTGGCGCGTGCTGGCGGAGGAGAAGCGCATCATCCTCTTCCGTCTGCCGATCGAGAGACTGGGTCACCTGCACCGCGACGACGACCTGCATCGGCGCATGATGGTCGAGAGCTGCGTCTTCCGCGCCGCGGCCGAGTACCTGGGCCGCGACCCCTGGGACCTCGGCCCCGACCGCTTCCGCTTCCTCTGA
- a CDS encoding DUF3499 family protein, with product MRERLCSKVGCAREAVTTLTFDYGDQMAALGPLGGGTDPHAHDLCAIHTDRLSVPKGWVVIRHETLRV from the coding sequence ATGCGCGAGAGACTGTGTTCGAAGGTGGGCTGCGCCCGCGAGGCTGTCACGACCCTGACCTTCGACTACGGCGACCAGATGGCCGCCCTCGGTCCGCTCGGCGGCGGCACGGACCCGCACGCCCACGACCTGTGCGCCATCCACACCGACCGGCTCTCGGTGCCCAAGGGCTGGGTCGTCATCCGGCACGAGACGCTGCGCGTCTAG
- a CDS encoding RDD family protein produces the protein MTTPATTVEIRQDEILTGEAVALDVQPLGFFLRALGALIDVLCGVALLVLFFFVGSLIVGGLRLDALSPILTITMLVLVLVVIPTAVETFSRGRSLGKLAVGGRIVRTDGGATGFRQAFIRALLGVLEIWFTFGALAGIVATFTPRSTRLGDLVAGTYCERTRAPRLPPPAAPVPAGLDEWAAVADVARLPDRVARRAAQFARSAPGMEPGARQRAAAAIADEVRPFVSPVPRTDPETLVIAVVAVRRDREYVALQRIDDRAATLTGSAVEAPRGFPERSRRAASRAG, from the coding sequence ATGACGACGCCAGCGACCACGGTGGAGATCCGTCAGGACGAGATCCTCACGGGCGAGGCGGTCGCTCTCGACGTGCAGCCGCTCGGCTTCTTCCTGCGGGCGCTCGGGGCGCTCATCGACGTGCTGTGCGGGGTGGCGCTGCTCGTCCTCTTCTTCTTCGTAGGGAGCCTGATCGTCGGCGGGCTGCGGTTGGACGCCCTGTCGCCGATCCTCACGATCACCATGCTGGTGCTCGTGCTGGTCGTGATTCCGACGGCCGTCGAGACGTTCTCCCGGGGCCGCAGCCTCGGCAAGCTCGCGGTCGGTGGCCGGATCGTCCGCACCGACGGCGGCGCGACAGGTTTCCGGCAGGCCTTCATCCGAGCGCTTCTCGGCGTGCTCGAGATCTGGTTCACCTTCGGCGCCCTGGCGGGGATCGTCGCGACCTTCACGCCCCGCTCCACGCGTCTGGGCGATCTGGTCGCCGGCACCTACTGCGAACGCACGCGGGCGCCGCGACTCCCCCCGCCTGCCGCACCGGTGCCCGCCGGGCTCGACGAATGGGCCGCCGTCGCCGACGTCGCGCGGCTGCCCGATCGCGTCGCGCGTCGCGCGGCGCAGTTCGCCCGCTCGGCCCCCGGGATGGAACCGGGTGCCCGCCAGCGTGCCGCGGCAGCGATCGCGGACGAGGTGCGGCCGTTCGTGTCACCGGTACCCCGCACCGACCCCGAGACGCTCGTCATAGCCGTCGTCGCCGTCCGGCGCGACCGCGAGTACGTCGCGCTGCAGCGCATCGACGATCGGGCGGCGACCCTCACCGGCTCGGCGGTCGAGGCTCCCCGCGGTTTCCCCGAGCGTTCTAGACGCGCAGCGTCTCGTGCCGGATGA
- a CDS encoding stage II sporulation protein M has product MDLDALVAARRAEWDRLDELARARRLSSGDVDELVARYRAASADLADIKTSAGRSVEGDRLSMTLSRARLRLTGAPENVLRQLPRFFLQQLPAALYRVRWTTLGVAISFVLVSGLVAFWVSGDPAAVAALGSQAQLEQYAEDDFTSYYSDNPAAVFAGTVWTNNAWIAAQCVLFGITGLWPAMVLMQNAVSIGQAAAILMAFDRGDVFLLHIAPHGLLELTCIFVAGATGFHIFWAWVAPGRRGRGEALAAAGRSLATVAIGLILALALAGLVEGFVTAQPWPWTVKIGIGALALGVFLAYMLGLGRVAARRGETGDLTEYEAGTPRLVVG; this is encoded by the coding sequence ATGGATCTCGACGCCCTGGTCGCCGCCCGTCGTGCCGAATGGGACCGCCTCGACGAGCTCGCCCGCGCCCGGCGGCTCTCGAGCGGCGACGTCGACGAGCTGGTGGCGCGGTACCGTGCGGCATCCGCCGACCTCGCCGACATCAAGACCTCCGCCGGGCGCAGTGTGGAGGGCGATCGCCTGTCGATGACCCTCTCGCGGGCACGGCTCCGCCTCACCGGCGCACCCGAGAACGTGCTGCGACAGCTGCCGCGGTTCTTCCTCCAGCAACTCCCCGCCGCGCTGTACCGGGTGCGCTGGACGACGCTCGGCGTGGCGATCTCGTTCGTGCTCGTCAGCGGTCTCGTCGCGTTCTGGGTCTCGGGCGATCCCGCGGCCGTTGCGGCGCTCGGCTCGCAGGCGCAGCTGGAGCAGTATGCCGAGGACGATTTCACCTCGTACTACAGCGACAACCCGGCTGCGGTGTTCGCCGGCACCGTCTGGACCAACAACGCCTGGATAGCGGCGCAGTGCGTCCTCTTCGGCATCACCGGCCTGTGGCCCGCGATGGTGCTGATGCAGAACGCCGTGAGCATCGGACAGGCCGCCGCCATCCTGATGGCCTTCGACCGCGGCGACGTGTTCCTGCTCCACATCGCACCGCACGGGCTCCTCGAGTTGACGTGCATCTTCGTCGCCGGTGCGACGGGCTTCCACATCTTCTGGGCCTGGGTCGCGCCGGGCCGGCGTGGCCGGGGCGAGGCGCTGGCGGCCGCGGGACGATCGCTGGCCACCGTCGCGATCGGCTTGATCCTGGCCCTCGCGCTCGCCGGTCTGGTCGAGGGCTTCGTCACCGCTCAGCCGTGGCCCTGGACGGTGAAGATCGGGATCGGCGCGCTCGCCCTCGGCGTCTTCCTCGCGTACATGCTGGGCCTCGGCCGCGTCGCGGCCCGCCGCGGCGAGACCGGAGACCTCACGGAGTACGAGGCAGGCACCCCCCGCCTCGTCGTGGGCTGA
- a CDS encoding Fur family transcriptional regulator, whose translation MPDATAPEVMRASGLRVTESRAAVYAALRTRPHASADDIHTAVVAELPQASRQSVYNALNDFADAGIARRIEPAGRSMLFELRVGDNHHHLVCTGCGRVEDVDCALGHAPCLHPSDDHGFQVAAAEVTYWGRCATCAATAA comes from the coding sequence ATGCCCGATGCCACCGCCCCCGAGGTCATGCGAGCCTCCGGGCTGCGCGTCACCGAGTCGCGGGCGGCCGTCTACGCGGCGCTGCGGACGCGACCGCATGCCAGTGCCGACGACATCCACACCGCGGTCGTGGCGGAGCTGCCGCAGGCCAGCCGGCAATCGGTGTACAACGCGCTGAACGACTTCGCCGACGCGGGGATCGCTCGGCGCATCGAACCCGCCGGCCGGTCGATGCTGTTCGAGCTGCGCGTGGGCGACAACCATCACCACCTCGTATGCACCGGATGCGGCCGCGTCGAAGATGTCGACTGCGCTCTCGGACACGCGCCGTGCCTGCACCCCTCCGACGATCACGGCTTCCAGGTCGCCGCCGCCGAGGTGACGTACTGGGGCCGCTGCGCCACGTGCGCGGCGACCGCCGCCTGA